The window AACAGGAAATAACAGGACAAAATATTGAGATAAATTTTGCATCAAAAAAACCCGGGAAACCTGATAGATTCAGCATTCTCGGGTGGTACTATTCGTTGTTATTGGCGATTATCTCCTAAAGTCAGGAGTAACGTCTTAGTTATTCCATATTTTATCGATGACCAGAGAAATGCACTATTTGCGGTTTTCCTGCGTAGCGATATGGGACATTGGCAATGGATCGGTCTTAGTTAAGATAATAAAATAGTTTAAAAGGAGTGTTTTTGTTGAGTGAAAATCCGGGATACATTGGATATATATATTCTACCCATCGTTCAAAACGTATGGAGCATTACACGGAGATTACCGGATTTGACCCTTGGATGAAGATATGTCAGTCATTGGAGATGCCAGCTTCAAGGGAAGCCCGGATGAAAATGGAATGATTGAGATAGGGTATGGCCTTATCGAAGAAGAAAGGAAAAAAGGTTATTGCTTTGAAGCTGTTGACGGCCTATTAAAATAATCATTTTCAAATAGCGATGTTAAAGGAAATAAGGCGGATTGCTTGAAAGATAATTTAGGCTCTATTCGAGTCCTGAAGAAATGTGGATTTGAAGAAACAGGTAAGAATAATTCTCTAATATTTTGACAACTAAACAAAACGGCAGCCAAAAACAGAAATGAGGGAGATAAATGAAAGTAGATTTTTTCGATATTGGATCGATAGAAGATGGAAGAATAACTTTTGTAGTGATGGTGTCAAGATATGAAGGGAAATGGATATTTGTTAGACATAAAGATCGCGTAACTTTGGAAGTACCCGGTGGGCATCGAGAACCTTCGGAGACTTTGGAACAAGCGGCTCAGCGTGAGCTGTTTGAAGAAACTGGTGCAGAAGAATTCGAGCTATTTCCAGTTTGCATTTATTCTGTTTCAAGTAAAGGGGAAATATCGTTTGGGAAGCTTTATTTCGCGGAAGTAAAAACAATAGGGCAATTACCCAAAACAGAGATAAAAGAAATTTGTTTCAAAAGAGATTTTCCGAAAGATAATCTTACATATCCTTTGATACAGCCTTTTTTATATAAAAAAGTGGAAGAATACCTGGAATTAACGAAGTGCTGATACAGCACCATAGATCAAACATATTCAGATATAGATTTTCTAGTATTGAAGAAGTAGTGGACGACTACTTGTTTGTTAAGTTCATCAACTTCAAATACCAGCTTAAACTGTTTCTGTATCAAGTAGTATAAAAGGTTAGCTTTTTTTGCTTTTAGAGCGCCAAAGCCAGGATTATATTTTAAAGTTTGAGTTAGATGGAAATCAAGTTCAATCGCAACTTTTTCAGCAAAAGATTCGTTTTTTTGTGACCAGAAGTCAAGTTCGGTAATGATTTCCAAACTTACTTTAGAAGGGACGATGACATTATACATCGGTCGGTTCTCCTTTTGGCAGGTAAGTCTCCTTAAGCTCGTTTATTAGGGCCGTATTGTCATGTTTTATATACTTGCTCAATTGCTTTGAAAGTTCTGACCCAGATTGAAAATAGCCTTTTGCAATATCCATTTTGTTTTCCGCAAGTCGTTTATATAGCTGTAATTCGGTTTCTTTTTCTTCGAACAACTCAATACTCATAACAATCAAGTCGCCTTCACCGTTTTTAGTTAACACAATAGGCTCATGATTATGTTTAGCAAATTCAGCAATTTGGGAGTATTTATTTCTCAGGTCTGTACTTGGAATGATTTTATACATTTTAACATCACCTTTCAATGCAGTTTATATCATTATTATATCATAATTATATCGCATGTAAATAAAGCAAGAAAAATCCTGTTATGCATGGAAAAACCTATAGCGGGGTTTTTTGTTGGACAAGCAGATATTATTTGTATTTACAGGGAAGGAAGATAATAGAAAATAGCGAATGGTAATATATAGAATGAGAACCGCCTGAGGGAGGGGTTTGGTTGGCCCGGACAGCCAGTAACGTCTTAGTTATTCCTTATTTTTTCGATGAGCAGAGAAATGCACTATTTGCGGTTTTCCTACGTAGCGATATGGGACGTTGGCAATGGATTGCCGGGGGCGTCGAAGAAGGTGAGGATCTTCTGGACGCCGCGAGAAGGGAATGCTGGGAAGAGGCAGGGATTAACCAGGCAGATGTTATCCAGCTAGATAGTATAGCGGCAATCCCGGCAGATACATTTGGATTTACTGTTGGTGAGGATGGGGTTTATGTTGTTATTGAATACGCATTTGCTGTACAGGCTAAGGAGCAAGCACTGAGACTCTCTTCGGAGCATTTGGAATACAAGTGGCTTAAATACGATGAAGCTATGGAATTGCTTGCATGGGACAGTAATAAGACAGCGCTTTGGGAATTAAATCAAAGGATAGCTAACGGTTCGCCGTAGGTGGCGGACCTGTTGAAGGGGGATGGGCTATGAAGACTATTGGGTTAATCGATTGAATTTAAGATGATTCCTTGATATATTGGCAACTAAATAAAGAGGCCGCCAAAAACCGAAATGAGGATGACAAATGAAAGTAGATTTTTTCGATATTGGATCGATAGCAGATGAAAATATAACTTTTGTTGCGGGGGAACAGATATGAGACTGTTTAACGTTTTCAGTAGAGTAAAAGAAGATTTTATACCCATTGATGAAAATAAAGTAAAGATGTATGCTTGCGGTATTACAGTATATGACGACTGTCATATTGAGCATGCAAGGCAGGCTATAGTATTTGATGTAATCAGCCAGTATCTGCGATATAAAGGGTATGATGTCACCTATGTAAGAAATTATACTGACGTAGATGATAAAATTATAGCACGAGCCAATGCTGAGGGTATTAGTGTGTTGAGCTACTCACAAAAAAAGATAGAAGAGGCAGAAGAGGATTTAGCAAGGTTAAGAGTAATAGATGCGGATATCAAACCGAAGGCATCCGAGTATATTGATAAAATAATAGTTTTTATCGACGGTTTAGTTAGAAAAGGCCATGCTTATGCAACAGAGCGAGGAGACGTCTATTTTTCAGTAGGTAGTATTAAAGAATATGGGAAATTATCGAATAGAAATACAGAAGAATTATTAAGCGGAGTAAGAAAAGATGTTGAAGAAGGAAAAGAAAGCCCGTTAGATTTCGCCCTTTGGAAATCTGCCAGAGATGGAGAGATATATTGGGAAAGCCCGTGGGGAAATGGCAGACCCGGTTGGCATATAGAATGCTCAGCAATGATTCTGGATACTTTGGGTGAAAGTATTGATATACATGGTGGAGGGAAGGACTTGATTTTTCCGCATCATGAAAATGAAATTGCTCAGAGTGAGACGTATACGGGAAAGCAGCTAGCGAAATATTGGGTTCATAATGGATTGATTACGATGAACGGCCAGAAAATGAGCAAATCTCTCGGTAATTCGATGACTATTAAACAAGCCCTCGAGAAATATCATCCCGAAGTGATCAGATATGCCATGCTCGAAAAGCATTACTCGACTGATATAGATTTAAATGAAAAGGTATTTTCTTTATCTGAAAAGCAACTTTATTATTTTTATAATACATTGGCAAAAATTTGCTCATTCACAAGTAATTATGGGAATAGCACGAATGGTAAGCTTATTGATTATTCCATTGTAGAAGATATAGAAAAGCATTTCATTGCTTCTATGGATGATGATTTTAATACTGCTACCGCTATAGCGCATCTATTTGCGATTTGTAAATATGTCAACACACTACTGATGAGTAAGAAATATTTACGCGAAGATATTTCTGTAACACTATCTCAAATTAAAGCCAAAATAGTACAAGTGTTTTCAGTAATAGGTTTATTGCAAGAGGATCCGCAAGAATTTGTAAAAGAACTTAAAAGTAAACATTTAAAGCTATTAGGCATATCTGCTGACTATATTGAAGAGACAATATTGCAGAGGAAAGATGCAAAATCCCATAAGAATTATGAAATAGCCGATAAATTAAGAGAGGCACTGTTGGAACAAGGTATAATAATAAAAGACGGCAAAGATGGTACAAGCTGGGACATTAAGGAGTTATACAGTATAGGGGCTGAATTTAGATGACATAGGTCGCCAAAGGGGCCGGCCATCCTCGGCCGGCAAAAACGAACAAGGGAGGTGAGTACATGATGAAGTACACTATGAATATGGATATTAAGTATGATTATCTACAAGTTATCGATGTACCTGATGTTGTCAATAAGTGTACCGAGATATGGTTTAACCAAACCCTTTGTAAAGTAAACAGCTCATTATTACGATTAGGTATCTTTGAGGGAGAGTTTCATTGGCACAAACATGATAAAGAAGACGAGGTGTTTTTTGTTTTAAATGGGAGTCTAATGATTGAAACTGAGAAAGGGACGTTTGAATTAGAAGAACAACAGGGTATTTGTATACCCAAAGGTGTAATGCATCGCCCAATAGCAAAACAGAAGGCAATTGTATTAATGATTGAAGAAGATACAGTTAAACCTGTTGGAGATTAATTGCCAAATCAGCGCCTAACATGGTAATATATAGAATAAAAATCCTAATGGAGGTTCTATTATGCATAGTGAATCTGAAAAGATCGAAAAGGCAAAAATCGTCTTACAAAAAATTGCAAAAGGAATTGATCCATTAACGGGGGAACAAATAGAAGGTGATAGTTTTCTGAATGACCCCAAAATCATACGATGTTTTTATTTCGTTACCGAAGTACTGGATAATGTGCTAAAGGGCGTTTATAGCAACCGCAAACTATCACATTTTTTTATAACCCCGGAGCAGAAAAGCAAAGTGCAATTCCCTGAAGGAAAAATTGGAGTTAATGAATTTTCAAAAAGTATAAATGCATGCATAGACCCGACCAGCAGTAAAAAGCTAACAGGTGTTGAATTAAATAAGAAGTTAAAAAAGATGGGCATTTTAAGCGAAGAAGAAACAGATGCGGGTAGAAAAAGGACAATAACAAATGATACCTCTATTCAGTACGGGTTTGAAACTGAAAGAAGAGTATATAACGGGAATGAATACGATATGGTGGTTATTAATGATAAAGGCAAAAAATATTTATTGGACAATATTGAAACTATTATGCAAGCATAATGGCGCTATATAAATCGCACTAAATAAATTACATTGAATATGAAGCGATTTACAACTTAGCCAACGCTTACGCTTTTGTGCATGTAAATAGTTTAGTTGCGTTGTCTATAGTTATAGATAAGTTATCCTAGTAATGGTAACAGTGGTGTTTAAGGCATGAAAATAATTGATTCATCAAAGGTGGAAAACATTATGCTGGATATTTCAATACGCAGGCCATGTTGGACGGACATTGAAGAACTGGATCGCCTGTTTACGGTAACCATTGCCGATGCCTTTGCAAAGGAAGGTGTTGGTGACGACCTCGAAGGGATAAACAGTCAGATTGCAGAGAAAAGGCAGCTTCTGAGAGAAGACCTTGAGACGAATGGCGCGGAGCGGTTCTTTCTCATTGCATGTAGTCAGGGAAAAATTGTCGGAACTATTGCCTACGGGCCGTGCAGCGAGCTGATAAAGGATTGCTCGGATGGAAAACTGAAGGATGTGTTTGAGCTGGGAAGTGTTTATGTTCTTCCGGAATACCAGAAGAAAGGTATTGGAACTCTCTTACTCAACTCCATGCTCATCGCCTTTCTCAGCAGGGGTATTGAAGAATTTTGCCTGGACAGCGGTTATACGAGAGCACAGTATGTTTGGCAAAAGAAGTTCGGGAAGCCGAATATTATTTTAAAGGATTACTGGAGAGAAGGCTCCGACCATATGATCTGGCACCGCAAATTGGGGGATACACCGGTCAACTTTAGGGTTTTCTGATAAAAAAGAGAATACATTCCATATATAATAGCTGATGAATGCCTCAGGTCAAAATTCATATGTCTTATATATAGAACATTTGTCTGGCAAAAAGGAGATGAATAGATGGCGCTGGCCGGCTGTCTATGATCAGTAAGAATAAGCGTATTGTGGGAGTGATGATTAATGAGCGACATCAAGGAATACAAATTTGAAGCAATAATAAAAGCGTCAGAAGTTGGAAGCGGCGGAGCCTATATAGAATTTCCATTTAATGTCGAAGAAGAATTTGGTGTAAAAGGACGCGTCAAAGTCATTTGTTATTTTGAAAACATGGAATATAGAGGTTCATTAGTTAAAATGGGTACTCAATGCCATATTATAGGCGTACCGAAGGAGATCCGAAATAAGATTGGAAAAAACATAGGAGACAAAGTACAAATACGCCTTTATAAGGATGAAAATGAAAGAATAGTTGATGTGCATCCTCTATTAGTGGAGAAATTTAAAGTCGACAAAACGTTACCGGAAAACTATGAAAAGTTATCTTACACACGAAAAAAGGAAATATCGCGTCTTTTAACAAGCGCCAAAAAAGAAGAGACATTAAAAAGCAGGTTAGAAAAAATAATTATGGATTTAAAGAAAAAATGAGCGACACTGGGCCTAGGTCAGATAAAATCCGCCGTAGGTGAAATTCTTTCTTGAAAGAGGGATATATATGGTTTCTAAAAGGATTTTGGCAATCTATATTGCTTTACTTGTTTTACTATCTGGATGTACACCAGTGCAAAAAGACGAGGACGAAATTAGAAGATTGGCAAATGAGCTTTATAATCTAAGAAAAGAATATATGAAAGTGAAAGAAGAAAGGGATACAATTTCAAGAGAGTTTGAAACGTATAAAATTAACTATCAACTGAATCAATTGCCTCAGGATGAACTAATAGAAGAAATGCTTAAAACCCATATGGAAACTTTTAACCCTGAAGGATCATTATCGCACATTTTTCAGCACACTACACCTTTCTATAATGAAGAGCATCTTGAATACTATGGAGGGATATTACATAAAAAGTGGGAAGAGGCTGGAACTGACAAGTTTATTCAAGAGTTAAGCAATCAAAAATCTGTACTAATTGATGAAGTGATTTTTTACCTGGTATGGGAGTCACAGAGAAATAAACAGCTAGATAACATGAAACAAGAACTGGAGCAGTATGAAAAAAAGCAGCTTGATAATCTGAATTACAAATTTAAGTATGTTTTGTATAGATTTTATATAGAAATTGAAGAAATGTCGAAAGAGTAATAGGTTTGAACTAGTGTAACCCTTTTATAAAGTTAAAATTGACGATGGCATGTTCTGATAACAAATCTATGACAGATGGCGGGAAATACCGCCGAATGGATAAATACCACCATATACGACTAGCTGATTTTACACCAACGTAGAACAGTTTCATACTCCTATTTCCAGTTAAACCGCCTTTCTACAGGTAAATATTACAGTTGATTTTTTTCAAAAACTTCTATGCAACACCACTGTGCTTCATTATATTAAGTGAGTGAAAATCGGGAGGGAGCAAAATGTTAGCGAATGAGAGCACAAAAGACTTATGCCTTAGAGGGGAATGGCAGGACTTTATTACCAGCGGTAAAAAGCCTGAGCATGTTAATACATATATATTGGATTCATGGGAGAGATCGAAAGAATATGGTATTAACCCATATGATGGAAGAGCTAACATAATACTTGCCCATAATGAGCTAATCAATTTACTGAAGAAGAATGATAAGCTCATAAGAATAGTAAAAAGCTATACGGGAAAAATTTATGAGATTATTCAGGGATTAGGCTACCTTATTTTCTTTACAGATAATGAAGGCAACCTCATACACATCGAAGGAGATAAAAATGTGTCTGAAGAATTCGCTGAAAAAATATGCTTTAAAATCGGTGCGTCCTGGAGTGAAAAGAGTGTTGGGACAACAGCAGTTTCAATGGTGCTTAATTTAAGAAGCCCGGTTTCATTTATGTCGGAAGAAAAGTTTTGTATTGAGCTGAAAAAGCGGGCGTGCTCAGCAGTACCAATAAAAGATGTCAATGGAGATATTTTGGGGG of the Bacillota bacterium genome contains:
- a CDS encoding NUDIX domain-containing protein, encoding MKVDFFDIGSIEDGRITFVVMVSRYEGKWIFVRHKDRVTLEVPGGHREPSETLEQAAQRELFEETGAEEFELFPVCIYSVSSKGEISFGKLYFAEVKTIGQLPKTEIKEICFKRDFPKDNLTYPLIQPFLYKKVEEYLELTKC
- a CDS encoding cysteine--tRNA ligase produces the protein MRLFNVFSRVKEDFIPIDENKVKMYACGITVYDDCHIEHARQAIVFDVISQYLRYKGYDVTYVRNYTDVDDKIIARANAEGISVLSYSQKKIEEAEEDLARLRVIDADIKPKASEYIDKIIVFIDGLVRKGHAYATERGDVYFSVGSIKEYGKLSNRNTEELLSGVRKDVEEGKESPLDFALWKSARDGEIYWESPWGNGRPGWHIECSAMILDTLGESIDIHGGGKDLIFPHHENEIAQSETYTGKQLAKYWVHNGLITMNGQKMSKSLGNSMTIKQALEKYHPEVIRYAMLEKHYSTDIDLNEKVFSLSEKQLYYFYNTLAKICSFTSNYGNSTNGKLIDYSIVEDIEKHFIASMDDDFNTATAIAHLFAICKYVNTLLMSKKYLREDISVTLSQIKAKIVQVFSVIGLLQEDPQEFVKELKSKHLKLLGISADYIEETILQRKDAKSHKNYEIADKLREALLEQGIIIKDGKDGTSWDIKELYSIGAEFR
- a CDS encoding DUF1905 domain-containing protein; translation: MKEYKFEAIIKASEVGSGGAYIEFPFNVEEEFGVKGRVKVICYFENMEYRGSLVKMGTQCHIIGVPKEIRNKIGKNIGDKVQIRLYKDENERIVDVHPLLVEKFKVDKTLPENYEKLSYTRKKEISRLLTSAKKEETLKSRLEKIIMDLKKK
- a CDS encoding GNAT family N-acetyltransferase — its product is MSVIGDASFKGSPDENGMIEIGYGLIEEERKKGYCFEAVDGLLK
- a CDS encoding cupin domain-containing protein, yielding MMKYTMNMDIKYDYLQVIDVPDVVNKCTEIWFNQTLCKVNSSLLRLGIFEGEFHWHKHDKEDEVFFVLNGSLMIETEKGTFELEEQQGICIPKGVMHRPIAKQKAIVLMIEEDTVKPVGD
- a CDS encoding type II toxin-antitoxin system Phd/YefM family antitoxin, with amino-acid sequence MYKIIPSTDLRNKYSQIAEFAKHNHEPIVLTKNGEGDLIVMSIELFEEKETELQLYKRLAENKMDIAKGYFQSGSELSKQLSKYIKHDNTALINELKETYLPKGEPTDV
- a CDS encoding GNAT family N-acetyltransferase, which gives rise to MLDISIRRPCWTDIEELDRLFTVTIADAFAKEGVGDDLEGINSQIAEKRQLLREDLETNGAERFFLIACSQGKIVGTIAYGPCSELIKDCSDGKLKDVFELGSVYVLPEYQKKGIGTLLLNSMLIAFLSRGIEEFCLDSGYTRAQYVWQKKFGKPNIILKDYWREGSDHMIWHRKLGDTPVNFRVF
- a CDS encoding NUDIX pyrophosphatase: MPYFFDEQRNALFAVFLRSDMGRWQWIAGGVEEGEDLLDAARRECWEEAGINQADVIQLDSIAAIPADTFGFTVGEDGVYVVIEYAFAVQAKEQALRLSSEHLEYKWLKYDEAMELLAWDSNKTALWELNQRIANGSP